The following proteins are encoded in a genomic region of Candidatus Poribacteria bacterium:
- a CDS encoding formylglycine-generating enzyme family protein, translating into MKRVCFTVVILTLILHNNSAVSEVSSAAQQVLATIEWISIPEGTFLMGSTSEEAKVAYEDAKLRSSMLEQHTFDAELPRHHVYLSPYEISRYEITNAQYRAFVEATHRPTPRGHNGEETWANETLNGDTQPIVGVTWFDAQAFAEWIGGSLPTEAQWERAARGAVGRTYPWGNTPPKARQHANFARRYNRPMPVGQFPKGESPNGIADLAGNVWEWCLDEYSPTFYQQHNDGTSQNPLNLQFRDVLRARIIRGGAWDVGRAFLRSSLRFKFYPLDSTHTIGFRVVRPRPTIKE; encoded by the coding sequence ATGAAACGCGTCTGTTTTACAGTTGTCATACTCACTCTGATTCTCCACAACAATTCTGCTGTTTCCGAAGTGAGCAGTGCCGCTCAGCAGGTCCTCGCCACTATAGAGTGGATATCAATTCCCGAAGGCACCTTTCTGATGGGTTCAACCTCCGAAGAGGCGAAAGTCGCTTACGAGGACGCGAAATTGCGGAGTTCCATGCTGGAACAGCACACCTTTGACGCTGAACTGCCACGACACCACGTCTACTTAAGCCCTTACGAAATATCGCGATATGAGATCACCAATGCGCAATACCGTGCCTTCGTTGAAGCAACGCATCGTCCCACACCGCGCGGACACAACGGCGAGGAAACATGGGCAAATGAAACACTCAACGGCGACACACAACCTATTGTCGGTGTGACATGGTTTGATGCGCAAGCGTTTGCGGAATGGATCGGCGGGAGCCTACCGACCGAAGCGCAGTGGGAACGAGCGGCACGTGGCGCAGTGGGACGAACATATCCGTGGGGAAATACACCGCCGAAAGCACGCCAACACGCTAACTTCGCACGTCGCTATAATCGTCCGATGCCGGTGGGTCAGTTCCCGAAAGGTGAATCTCCGAACGGTATCGCGGACCTCGCCGGAAATGTATGGGAGTGGTGCCTCGATGAATACAGTCCAACTTTCTATCAGCAACACAACGATGGGACCTCCCAAAATCCGCTCAATCTCCAATTCCGAGATGTCCTGCGCGCACGGATCATTCGGGGCGGCGCATGGGACGTCGGGAGAGCGTTTCTTCGTTCAAGTCTACGCTTTAAATTTTATCCTTTGGATTCAACACATACGATCGGATTCCGGGTCGTCCGTCCGCGCCCAACAATAAAAGAATAG
- the ugpC gene encoding sn-glycerol-3-phosphate ABC transporter ATP-binding protein UgpC translates to MAHLTLKEVTKIYDGDVLAVEQADFQIPDESFTVLVGPSGCGKSTILRMIAGLEEITEGDIYIDDERINDTPPKDRDIAMVFQNYALYPHMTVYKNMAFGLKLRKYPKAEIDERVKEAAEILSISHLLNRKPKHLSGGERQRVAVGRAIVRHPKVFLFDEPLSNLDAKLRVQMRMEISRLHDRLNATIVYVTHDQVEAMTMGDQIVVLNEGKIQQIADPGTLYHKPANQFVGGFIGTPPMNFIETQIVNNGGDPMLSFETFKVELNDHLQSALGKISGDSVTLGIRPEDIHVGENGTNSVGTQVELVEPLGNHALLYLRTEKSSFVAQSDLVNMPQHNAQLTVRFDMEKAHLFHPETGESLTVF, encoded by the coding sequence ATGGCACACCTTACCTTGAAAGAGGTCACCAAAATTTACGACGGTGACGTTCTTGCAGTCGAACAGGCAGATTTTCAGATTCCCGATGAGTCGTTTACCGTGCTGGTGGGTCCGTCGGGTTGTGGGAAATCGACAATCTTGCGGATGATCGCCGGATTGGAAGAGATAACGGAAGGCGATATCTACATTGACGATGAACGCATCAACGACACCCCACCTAAAGACAGAGATATCGCCATGGTCTTCCAGAACTACGCCCTCTATCCACACATGACGGTGTATAAGAACATGGCGTTTGGGTTAAAACTTCGGAAATATCCGAAAGCGGAGATCGACGAGCGTGTCAAAGAGGCAGCGGAGATTCTGAGTATCTCACACCTCTTGAACCGCAAACCGAAGCATCTTTCCGGCGGCGAACGTCAACGCGTCGCAGTCGGTAGAGCGATCGTTCGGCACCCGAAAGTATTCCTGTTCGATGAACCGTTGAGCAACCTCGATGCGAAACTACGCGTGCAAATGCGGATGGAGATCAGCCGTCTGCACGACCGACTCAACGCTACCATTGTCTATGTCACGCACGACCAAGTCGAAGCGATGACGATGGGGGATCAGATCGTGGTGCTCAATGAGGGAAAAATCCAACAGATTGCCGATCCTGGAACGCTCTATCATAAACCGGCAAATCAGTTCGTCGGGGGATTCATCGGCACGCCACCGATGAACTTTATAGAGACACAGATTGTGAATAATGGCGGTGATCCGATGTTGAGCTTTGAAACCTTCAAAGTGGAATTAAATGATCACTTGCAATCGGCACTGGGCAAAATTTCAGGTGATTCGGTGACGCTCGGTATTCGCCCAGAGGATATTCACGTCGGTGAAAACGGGACAAACAGCGTCGGAACGCAAGTGGAATTGGTTGAGCCGCTCGGGAATCACGCCCTCTTATATCTGCGGACGGAGAAGAGCAGTTTCGTCGCACAATCTGATCTTGTTAACATGCCGCAACACAACGCCCAGTTAACCGTTCGTTTTGATATGGAGAAAGCGCACCTATTTCACCCAGAGACAGGTGAATCGTTAACCGTTTTTTAA
- the rpmI gene encoding 50S ribosomal protein L35 has product MPKMKTHKGAAKRFKFTSKGKIRRNRAYAGHLFISKSAKRKRRLRQATLVHPSNEKRLKRLIHQ; this is encoded by the coding sequence ATGCCGAAAATGAAAACACATAAAGGTGCGGCAAAACGTTTCAAGTTCACATCGAAAGGCAAAATCCGTCGCAATCGCGCATACGCAGGACACTTGTTCATTTCAAAGTCAGCGAAACGCAAACGTAGATTGCGACAGGCAACCCTTGTCCATCCGAGCAACGAGAAACGCTTGAAACGCCTCATTCATCAATAG
- the pheS gene encoding phenylalanine--tRNA ligase subunit alpha encodes MKAELQAIQAEALEALKVVKTRDTLESLRITYFGRRGKLTEVMKGMGKLSKEERPIIGKLANEVRTTLTQAFEAATQALHRQQQEQQLEAEAIDITLPGRKPTYGKAHPIMQTLERIEAIFHQMGFQVMTGPDVETEYYNFDALNTPADHPARDLHDTFYLTDGRLLRTHTSPVQIRAMEAQKPPVRIIVPGKCYRVDYDISHTPMFHHVEGLLVDTRATFSELKGVLTSFARQMFGDQTRMRFRPHFFPFTEPSAEMDISCAVCQGKGCRSCGGTGWVEILGAGAVDPAVFEAVNYDPDQVTGFAFGMGVERIANLQFRIPDIRTLYENDLRFLRQF; translated from the coding sequence ATGAAAGCAGAATTGCAAGCGATTCAAGCAGAGGCACTTGAGGCTCTAAAAGTCGTGAAAACGCGAGACACGCTTGAGTCGCTCCGAATCACGTATTTTGGACGCAGAGGAAAACTCACCGAGGTCATGAAAGGCATGGGTAAGCTTTCCAAAGAGGAGCGTCCGATAATCGGCAAACTCGCAAATGAAGTGCGTACCACGCTCACACAGGCGTTTGAAGCCGCGACGCAGGCATTGCATCGTCAGCAACAGGAACAGCAGCTTGAAGCAGAAGCCATTGACATCACACTTCCCGGACGGAAACCGACCTACGGGAAAGCGCACCCCATTATGCAAACGTTAGAACGGATTGAGGCGATTTTCCATCAAATGGGGTTTCAAGTGATGACAGGACCCGATGTTGAGACCGAATATTACAACTTCGATGCTCTGAATACGCCTGCCGACCATCCCGCTCGCGACTTACACGATACCTTTTACCTAACGGACGGACGTCTTTTGCGGACGCATACCTCGCCCGTTCAGATCCGCGCCATGGAGGCACAGAAACCGCCCGTCCGAATTATCGTTCCGGGGAAATGCTATCGGGTAGACTACGATATTTCGCACACGCCGATGTTCCATCACGTAGAAGGTTTACTTGTGGATACGCGCGCCACTTTTAGCGAACTCAAGGGAGTTTTGACCTCCTTCGCTCGACAAATGTTCGGTGACCAGACGCGGATGCGCTTCCGTCCGCACTTCTTCCCGTTTACGGAGCCGAGTGCAGAGATGGACATTTCCTGTGCCGTCTGTCAAGGAAAAGGGTGTCGGAGTTGTGGTGGCACCGGATGGGTCGAAATCTTGGGGGCGGGTGCTGTTGATCCGGCGGTATTTGAAGCCGTGAACTACGACCCGGATCAAGTTACGGGGTTTGCGTTCGGTATGGGGGTAGAACGGATCGCGAATCTCCAATTCCGCATCCCGGACATCCGCACTCTCTACGAGAACGATCTCCGGTTTCTCCGCCAATTCTAA
- a CDS encoding redoxin domain-containing protein has product MFRRSQRIRINRDWYHFIILLTGLLLMASCVNSTLTATISDSISANRAYSEIKTDLDALSQGDGPADYDALIEKLGTFIKTYPKHRQVDEAYYFLGTILIELQRTEEGIEVLEELIKDYPFATYVEPSLLTLGLAYDKIGEHHKADALYEKLANHPKYRSGRYAVTAQQLLEQDKTERTGEISSASGASPHPSRHQFVNKLAPDFRVMDIRGEELTLEQYRGQVVLLDFWATWCGPCIAEMPNVKLAYAKHRDRNFQIIGISLDTSIAPLEAYIQGEGIEWRQYLDSTGQIGRLYGVRAIPSTFLIDGAGIVRRVNLRGLALERAVAELVRENLTN; this is encoded by the coding sequence ATGTTTCGGCGAAGCCAGCGTATCAGAATAAATAGAGACTGGTATCACTTTATTATTTTGCTCACGGGATTGTTATTGATGGCGTCCTGTGTGAATTCAACGCTTACCGCAACAATTTCGGATTCGATTTCAGCCAACCGCGCGTATAGTGAAATTAAAACAGATCTCGATGCACTTTCACAGGGGGATGGCCCGGCTGATTACGATGCATTGATTGAGAAATTGGGGACCTTCATCAAGACCTACCCGAAACACAGACAGGTAGATGAAGCCTACTATTTTCTCGGGACCATTTTAATAGAACTCCAGCGCACTGAAGAGGGCATTGAGGTCCTTGAAGAACTCATCAAGGACTATCCTTTTGCTACATATGTTGAACCGAGTCTGCTGACCTTGGGATTAGCCTACGACAAAATCGGTGAGCATCATAAAGCGGATGCCCTCTACGAAAAACTGGCAAATCACCCAAAGTACCGGAGTGGCAGATACGCTGTAACCGCACAGCAACTCCTTGAACAGGACAAAACCGAGCGAACAGGCGAAATATCAAGTGCGTCTGGAGCGAGTCCACACCCAAGTCGGCACCAATTTGTCAATAAACTTGCACCAGATTTCCGAGTGATGGATATAAGGGGTGAGGAGCTGACGCTGGAACAGTACCGCGGGCAGGTCGTGCTCCTCGATTTCTGGGCAACGTGGTGTGGACCCTGTATCGCAGAGATGCCGAACGTTAAGTTGGCTTATGCGAAACACAGAGATCGAAACTTCCAAATCATCGGTATTAGCTTAGATACCTCAATCGCACCGCTTGAAGCATATATTCAGGGAGAGGGAATCGAGTGGCGGCAGTATTTGGACAGCACTGGTCAGATTGGTCGTTTATACGGTGTGCGTGCGATCCCGTCTACATTTTTGATTGACGGCGCGGGCATTGTCCGCAGGGTGAACCTTCGGGGTCTCGCGCTTGAGAGAGCAGTTGCGGAACTCGTGCGGGAAAATTTGACGAATTAA
- the rplT gene encoding 50S ribosomal protein L20, which translates to MARVKTGSVRRKRRSRMLKHSKGYRGGRNNLKRTAKEAVEKGWNHAYAHRRARKRDFRRLWIARINAAARLHGLTYSRFIHGLKAAGIELDRKALADIAVNDEAGFGQLATLAKG; encoded by the coding sequence ATGGCACGAGTAAAAACAGGGAGTGTGCGACGCAAACGCCGTAGCCGGATGCTTAAGCATTCTAAAGGGTACCGTGGTGGACGAAACAACCTCAAACGCACTGCTAAAGAAGCGGTGGAGAAGGGGTGGAACCACGCTTACGCACACCGACGCGCACGAAAACGCGATTTCCGACGGCTTTGGATCGCAAGAATTAACGCCGCTGCCAGATTGCACGGGCTCACCTACAGCCGGTTCATACATGGGCTCAAAGCCGCTGGTATTGAACTTGACCGGAAAGCCCTCGCCGATATCGCCGTGAATGACGAAGCCGGTTTCGGGCAACTCGCCACCCTCGCAAAAGGTTAA
- a CDS encoding translation initiation factor IF-3 yields the protein MHYKGRRTQRTKERQSRSNYQIRAKEILLIDHENKQLGVMTPRDAMKLAEEVGLDLVEVSPNATPPVCKIMDYGKYQYEKNKRAREARKKQSKVVLKGMQFRPDTAEHDYQFKKRHVEDFLKNGWKVRATVRFRGREMLHTELGRNLLSRLKDDLEELADVEQPPRMETRIMSMILAPKSV from the coding sequence ATACACTACAAAGGCAGACGTACTCAGAGGACGAAGGAAAGACAAAGTCGTTCCAATTATCAGATTCGAGCCAAAGAGATTTTACTGATAGACCACGAGAACAAGCAACTCGGGGTCATGACGCCCCGCGACGCAATGAAACTTGCGGAAGAAGTTGGGTTGGATTTGGTAGAGGTTTCACCGAATGCTACGCCTCCCGTTTGCAAAATCATGGATTACGGGAAGTATCAGTATGAAAAAAACAAACGCGCACGCGAGGCTCGAAAAAAGCAGTCGAAAGTTGTCCTGAAAGGAATGCAGTTCCGTCCAGATACCGCGGAACACGACTACCAGTTCAAAAAACGGCATGTCGAGGATTTCTTGAAAAATGGGTGGAAGGTCCGCGCAACCGTTCGGTTCCGAGGCCGCGAAATGCTGCATACTGAACTTGGGAGAAATTTACTTTCACGGCTCAAAGACGACTTGGAAGAACTGGCTGATGTGGAACAGCCGCCGCGAATGGAAACCCGCATCATGTCAATGATCCTTGCACCAAAATCTGTGTAA
- a CDS encoding IS200/IS605 family element transposase accessory protein TnpB, with protein MKTFKYKFGDQSNTIRLGNLLDDMWQVHEYFHTWQRQRYKDGLPYANYNVMSAHLTDLKRTTHPHWNALPSQAIQGELKRIHLAYDRFFKKLGGRPKIKKRHKFKSFTLKQTGWSLDDNRITLTFRKWNPKTRKWQFDKVPYTFHKHRKFFGNISRITIKRDACGDYWLYIITDFVEMKLLPTTGQSVGADFGMKDAYLTLSTGEKKQHPQPLKYSLNKLRSLNKSLSRKVKGSNGWWRCVRQLARLYRRISNQRKDFHWQLASELCKRFDTIAIETLNLEGMKRLWGRKVSDLAFYQFVEILKYKCQKHGRTLLQVGQRTATTKPCSNCGFHNENLTLSDRKWTCPECGSHHDRDINAAINILRAGIPVT; from the coding sequence ATGAAAACCTTTAAGTATAAGTTTGGCGATCAATCTAATACGATCCGTCTTGGCAATCTGCTTGATGATATGTGGCAAGTTCACGAGTATTTCCACACGTGGCAACGTCAACGCTATAAAGACGGATTGCCATATGCGAACTACAATGTCATGTCCGCACATTTGACGGACTTGAAACGAACGACACACCCGCATTGGAATGCGTTGCCGAGTCAAGCAATTCAAGGGGAACTCAAACGGATTCACTTGGCGTATGATCGTTTTTTCAAAAAACTTGGCGGTAGACCGAAAATCAAAAAGCGACATAAGTTTAAATCCTTCACGCTCAAACAAACAGGCTGGTCTCTTGACGACAATCGCATCACATTGACGTTCCGAAAATGGAATCCGAAGACACGTAAATGGCAATTTGATAAAGTGCCGTATACGTTCCATAAGCACCGTAAGTTTTTTGGAAACATCAGTCGTATCACGATAAAGCGCGACGCTTGCGGTGACTATTGGCTTTATATAATCACGGATTTTGTAGAAATGAAACTGCTGCCGACAACAGGTCAAAGCGTTGGGGCAGACTTCGGTATGAAAGACGCGTACTTGACACTCAGCACGGGTGAGAAGAAACAACATCCACAACCGCTGAAATACTCCTTGAACAAACTTCGGTCTCTCAACAAAAGTCTTTCGCGCAAAGTCAAAGGTTCTAACGGCTGGTGGCGGTGTGTGAGGCAACTCGCACGGCTCTACAGACGGATTAGCAATCAACGCAAAGACTTTCATTGGCAATTGGCAAGTGAGCTTTGTAAGAGGTTTGACACCATCGCCATTGAAACCTTGAACCTTGAGGGTATGAAACGCTTGTGGGGTCGTAAAGTCTCCGATCTTGCGTTCTACCAGTTTGTTGAGATATTGAAGTATAAGTGTCAAAAACATGGGCGTACATTGCTCCAAGTCGGTCAACGGACTGCTACAACTAAGCCTTGTAGCAACTGCGGGTTTCATAACGAAAATCTAACGCTCTCTGATAGAAAGTGGACGTGTCCTGAGTGTGGTTCACACCACGATCGAGACATCAACGCTGCGATAAACATTTTACGGGCAGGGATACCCGTGACCTAA
- a CDS encoding CRTAC1 family protein — translation MSMFQRKRALSRPLSLIIQILLLLMLPLLGSAAPYFRDVTDAIGLDFRHVNGFSAERRLVETMGSGGALFDFDNDGDLDLYLVQGNSLSSSVGSLPTNRLYRNDAGIFVDITTSANVGDTGYGLGAVAADYDSDGYRDLYVTNLGKNILYRNSGDGTFTDVTEHAQVGCPLLSASAAFADIDRDGDLDLYVCNYVEYALETDIPCYYKNTLRIYCGPNEYHGIADVLYRNNGDGTFTDITKAAGVYEPTTRGLGVVCTDVNGDGWVDIYVANDMSPNTLFINQGDGTFREEGVLRGVAYNGDGIANGSMGIDAGDYDNDGDIDLWVSNFALEANCLMQNDGDGYFEDMTFDTNLADPSFYALGFGTRFIDFDNDGWLDLLVGNGHIWDNVKQIDAKQRYAQPVQLFRNQGGTSQSHTGFTEITAEAGLDKTPYVVRGMLFGDIDTDGDVDVVLCQSNRPAVILSNEIGNRNAWLTVKLVGTDGNTDAIGAQIQLEANGTTLLREVICGASYLSGNDLCLTFGLGTASRINNLQVRWHNGEVQQLSEVPIRQIVTFSQD, via the coding sequence ATGTCCATGTTCCAACGGAAACGCGCCCTATCTCGCCCCCTGTCTCTCATAATACAAATTTTACTCCTTCTCATGTTGCCACTCCTCGGGAGTGCTGCCCCGTATTTTCGGGATGTGACCGATGCGATAGGACTTGACTTTCGGCACGTCAACGGTTTCTCTGCGGAACGTAGACTCGTTGAAACCATGGGTAGCGGTGGCGCCCTCTTTGATTTCGACAACGATGGTGACTTGGATCTCTATCTCGTTCAAGGCAATTCTCTCTCGTCATCAGTGGGATCTCTGCCCACAAACCGGCTCTATCGAAACGATGCGGGGATTTTCGTTGACATCACAACATCCGCAAACGTCGGTGATACCGGCTACGGTCTCGGTGCTGTCGCCGCAGATTATGATTCTGACGGATACCGCGACCTGTACGTAACAAACTTAGGCAAAAATATCCTCTACCGAAACAGCGGAGACGGCACGTTTACCGATGTAACCGAGCACGCACAGGTAGGCTGCCCTCTGTTAAGTGCGAGTGCGGCGTTCGCTGACATTGACCGGGACGGCGACTTGGATCTCTACGTATGTAACTATGTCGAATACGCCTTGGAGACCGATATCCCATGCTATTACAAAAACACCTTGCGTATCTATTGCGGTCCAAACGAATATCACGGCATTGCCGATGTGCTTTACCGAAACAACGGGGATGGTACATTCACAGACATAACGAAAGCCGCGGGTGTCTATGAACCGACGACGCGCGGTCTCGGTGTTGTCTGCACGGACGTGAACGGCGACGGGTGGGTAGACATCTACGTCGCGAACGATATGTCTCCGAATACGCTTTTCATCAATCAGGGTGATGGCACTTTTCGAGAGGAAGGGGTGCTTCGTGGCGTTGCCTACAACGGTGATGGCATAGCAAACGGCTCAATGGGCATAGACGCTGGCGACTATGACAACGATGGCGATATCGACCTCTGGGTGTCCAATTTTGCGCTGGAGGCGAATTGCCTCATGCAAAACGATGGGGACGGCTACTTTGAAGATATGACGTTTGACACAAATCTCGCCGATCCCTCCTTCTATGCCCTCGGTTTCGGCACCCGTTTTATCGACTTTGATAACGACGGTTGGTTAGATCTGCTTGTCGGGAATGGGCACATCTGGGACAACGTGAAACAGATTGACGCGAAACAGCGTTACGCGCAGCCCGTGCAACTGTTTCGGAATCAAGGCGGTACTTCACAAAGCCACACCGGTTTCACCGAAATTACCGCTGAGGCGGGATTAGATAAAACACCTTACGTCGTCCGCGGGATGCTCTTTGGAGATATAGATACGGATGGCGATGTGGATGTTGTGCTGTGTCAATCGAACCGTCCCGCGGTCATTCTTAGCAATGAAATTGGTAATAGGAACGCATGGCTAACCGTGAAATTAGTAGGAACAGACGGCAATACGGATGCAATCGGTGCACAAATTCAGCTGGAAGCGAACGGGACAACACTCTTACGGGAGGTTATCTGCGGCGCAAGTTACCTGTCAGGCAACGATCTGTGTCTCACCTTTGGGTTAGGAACTGCCTCGCGGATAAACAATCTCCAGGTCCGATGGCACAACGGGGAGGTTCAGCAATTAAGTGAAGTGCCAATCCGCCAAATTGTCACATTTTCGCAGGATTGA
- a CDS encoding redoxin domain-containing protein, with protein sequence MFSRNEITSQQSENRNLCADLICVFISLALIGSGVNSADAAPLKAAYKYQKIKAISKSLKRQKKQEDLEKLVEKSAEFVEAHPEYKRVDEVYYLLGNALVQLERVEEGIKVFEETIKTYPEARYVERCLLDLGLAYDKLDNHDAADSAYQKLIDHPKYGSRSQAKLAKKILEQDRAERMGELPKPPGASMNAREWIGKPALDFQETNLKGEILSLQQYRGQVVLLDFWATWCPPCIAEIPNLKKTYERYKDQKFQIIGISLDRSMEPLKAYIEKEELGWLHYWDKSRKVSTMYKVRGIPATFLIDGEGVIRKTNLRGHALEHAVEDLVKENLEKPTDTPTKTPEDSSRRQSIPATKIITLPAKTPCFSLWDVGGHWVCRSRNI encoded by the coding sequence ATGTTCTCCCGAAATGAAATAACTTCACAGCAAAGCGAAAATAGAAATCTTTGTGCGGATCTCATCTGCGTGTTCATCAGCCTCGCGCTAATAGGTTCTGGTGTGAATTCTGCGGATGCTGCCCCGCTGAAAGCCGCCTACAAATATCAGAAAATCAAAGCAATCTCTAAAAGCCTCAAAAGGCAGAAGAAACAGGAAGATTTAGAGAAATTAGTCGAGAAATCTGCGGAATTCGTTGAAGCACACCCGGAATACAAACGGGTAGATGAGGTTTATTACCTTCTCGGTAACGCCTTAGTTCAGCTGGAGCGTGTTGAAGAAGGCATTAAGGTTTTTGAAGAAACCATCAAGACGTATCCAGAGGCTCGCTACGTTGAACGTTGTCTGTTGGATTTGGGATTGGCGTATGACAAACTCGACAATCACGATGCCGCAGACAGTGCCTACCAAAAATTAATAGATCACCCGAAATACGGTTCGCGATCACAGGCGAAACTTGCGAAGAAAATCCTTGAACAGGACAGGGCTGAACGAATGGGTGAATTACCGAAACCGCCTGGGGCAAGCATGAACGCAAGGGAGTGGATCGGTAAGCCAGCACTGGATTTTCAGGAGACGAATTTGAAGGGCGAAATACTCTCGTTGCAGCAGTACCGCGGACAGGTTGTGCTCCTCGATTTCTGGGCAACATGGTGTCCTCCCTGTATCGCAGAGATACCGAACCTTAAGAAGACTTACGAAAGGTATAAAGATCAGAAGTTTCAGATTATCGGTATCAGTCTGGACAGGTCAATGGAACCCCTCAAGGCTTACATCGAAAAAGAGGAACTCGGATGGCTCCATTACTGGGATAAAAGCCGCAAGGTTAGCACGATGTATAAGGTGCGGGGAATTCCGGCGACCTTCCTGATTGACGGTGAAGGGGTTATCCGCAAGACAAACCTTCGCGGGCACGCCCTTGAACACGCCGTCGAGGACTTGGTGAAGGAGAACCTTGAGAAACCTACCGATACTCCCACCAAAACACCTGAGGATAGTTCGCGACGACAGTCAATACCCGCAACAAAGATTATCACTCTTCCCGCCAAGACCCCATGCTTTAGCTTGTGGGATGTAGGCGGGCATTGGGTCTGTCGTTCAAGAAACATTTGA